From a single Plasmodium yoelii strain 17X genome assembly, chromosome: 9 genomic region:
- a CDS encoding fam-a protein, translating to MNKFYIQIVFFLLIIPLYMNNKTLATELSPKKDTKHKSKKNKKRYTYDNTQEIYEKNKHLLYTDIKETKNACKVMKEALRQLEYHVTNTVDYGLYNIYYTDYMLFDDIKYQYNTNVEKKQYIVDNPNKYNKIINKYWNPDHANLFNDDNVKRKIVRVYNPNLVIIQQRSKTWPWSREKYFYAIAAKFKISENKIIIVMSSANINDNNCKNKRNFENIIVKNANLFEANIDSEDDIRNGKLKKIFVNLSGHIIEKKTDRIYVTYFESISGIQILIIIYFNNC from the exons ATGAAtaagttttatattcaaattgttTTCTTTCTTTTAATCATACCcctatatatgaataataaaacccTTGCAACCGAGCTTTCTCCAAAAAAAGATACAAAAcacaaatcaaaaaaaaataaaaaacgtTATAC CTATGATAATACAcaagaaatatatgaaaaaaacaagcACCTATTATATACCGATATCAAAGAAACTAAAAATGCATGCAAAGTTATGAAAGAAGCTTTAAGACAATTAGAATATCATGTTACAAATACAGTTGATTATggattatataatatatattatactgaCTATATGCTTTTtgatgatataaaatatcaatataatacaaatgttgaaaaaaaacaatatatagtTGATAATCCGAATAAG tataataaaataataaacaagtaTTGGAATCCCGATCATGCCAATTTGTTCAATGATGATAATGTTAAAA GAAAAATTGTCCGTGTATACAATCCaaatttagtaataatacaaCAACGTTCCAAAACATGGCCATGGTCTCGtgagaaatatttttatgctatAGCTGCAAAATTTAAA atatcagaaaacaaaattataattgtCATGAGCTcagcaaatataaatgataacaactgtaaaaataaaagaaattttgaaaacataatagtaaaaaatgcaaatttATTCGAAGCTAACATTGATTCTGAAGATGATATTAGaaatggaaaattaaaaaaaatttttgttAACTTAAGTGGACacattattgaaaaaaaaacggaCCGTATTTATGTCACCTATTTCGAATCTATAAGCGGTATACagattttaataataatttatttcaacaattgttaa